The window ACCAGGGCGGGGGCGGGAGGAGCCTCCGCATGCCGTGCAGCCCCCTCCCGCGTGCCGGAGGAGTCCGGCTCAGGCCCGGGGCCGGGCGCGCCTCTTCGCCGCCGGAGCCGCCCGCTTGGCGGTGACCTTCTTCGCCGCCGGAGCCGTCCGCTTGGCGGTGACCTTCTTCGCCGCAGTCTTCTTCGCAGCGGGAGCCGCCTTCTTCGCAGCGGGGACTGCCTTCTTCGAGGCGGGGGCCGCCTTCTTCGCGGCAACCTTCTTCGTCGCGGCCTTCTTCACCGGAGGAGCCGCCCGCTTCCCGGGGGCCTTCTTCGCCGCGCGAGGCGGGGTCTTCTTCGCGGCCGCCTTCCGGGCGCCGGACGCCGGGGACGCCTTCTTCGCCGCCCCACTCCGCATCACGTTCGCCGGAGCCTTCTTCGTGGCCCGCGTGGCGACGCTCCTCGCACTCTCCGCGGCCTGCCTGGCGACATCCGACACCGCGTTCTGCGCGGTGGTCATCGCATCCCGGGCCCCCGACATCACGTTCTTCGCGCTGGCCACGGCGCTCTTCGCCCCGGACGCCACGCTCTGCGCTCCGGCCGCCGCCTTCGCGGCCATGTCCCTCACGCTGTCCACGGCGTTCTTCGCCAGGGTCACCGCCCTGCCTCCCGCGCCCTCCCTATGGGCGCGGACCTTCTCGATGTACGCGGCGGCGTCGGGCGTCTCGCACGCGGTGTCCCCGTGGTCGACCTCCACCTTTCCGACACGCCGGGCCACCTCGAGCGCCGCCTCCTGGAGCGCCCCGCCCCGTCCCCCAATCGCAATGAGCGCGGAGTTCATCGCCTCGCGCACGCGGTTCTGCGCGGAGTGGATGCCCTGCTCGATGCGCGGCAGCCAGGGTGACAGCTCCTCGTCGGTCAGCTGCGCCGTCTTCGCGGCCAGCGCGGCCAGGAGCTGCCAGCCCGCGCGGCGCTGCATCTCTCCGGACGCCTCCGACCACGTCTCGAGCGCCTTCCGGACGTGCGGCGAGTGGACGACCACGTTGTTGATGAACACGTCCACCAGCGAGTGCCAGTCGAGCGCCCGGGCCCACGCGTCCAGCTGCATCCAGGACATGGCTGCCGCGTCGGCCACCATCGTCGCCAGCATCCGCGCATCCGAGTTGCCGGTGTCCCAGAGCGCCTCCGCGAGCCCGGCATTCGTCTTGATGCGCTTGCGCAGCTTCTCCAGGTCCCCGAACTTCACGCCGAAGAGGGGCTCCGGCGCTCCGTGCCGCAGGAACGTCTTCCGGGTCTGCTCCGAGCCCAACGACTCCAGCTCCCGCATCGTCTCTTGGAGGTCCATGCCCCGGAGTCTGCCACGGTCCACCGGGAGTGAAATCCCGGCGCCAGTAACACTGCGTGGAGCGACCGGTGTTTTACATATCGAAGCACCTCCGCCGAGCCCCCATGCGCCTCCGCCCTCTCGAAAGCCCCCGTGCGCCGCTGTTGGCGGCCATCCTCGTGCTGCTGTCGTGTGGCGGAGGCATGAAGCACCTCGACACCCCGGGGGGCGCGGTCGGCGGCTACCAGGCCGTCGAGGACTGGCCCCAGCTCCCCGACGGGTACGTCCTGGGCGAGGTCACCGGCGTGGCCGTGGACTCGAAGGACCGCGTCTTCATCTTCCACCGCGCAGACAAGCAGTGGGGCAACGACGCGCTCATCTCCCGGCCGACGGTGCTGGTGCTCGACGGGGAGACGGGACGGATGGTGGCCAGCTGGGGAGAGAACCTGTTCAAGGTGCCCCATGGCCTCGCCATCGACGCGGACGACAACGTCTGGTTGACGGACGTGCGGCTCCACCGCGTCTTCAAGTTCTCGCCGGACGGCCAGCTCCTGCTCCAGCTCGGGGAGGGACTGTGAGCCCCCGCGCGGAGACGAGGCGCTTGCGCCCGTGGCTCGGGGGACTGCTGCTGGCGGGGGCGGCTTGCGCCAGCTCGCCGGTGGCGTTCGACAAGCCCACGGACGTGGCCGTCGCGCCGAGCGGGGACTTCTACGTGTCGGACGGCTACGGCAACACGCGGGTGGCCCGCTTCAAGGCCGACGGCACGTACGTGTCGGAGTGGGGCGGCTCGGGGACGAAGCCCGGCGAGCTCGACATCCCGCACGGCATCGCCCTGGGCCCGGATGGCCGCGTCTACGTGGCGGACCGGGGCAACGCGCGCATCCAGGTCTTCGACGCGGACGGCGCCTTCCTCGCGGAGTGGAAGAGCCCCCACCTGGGCCGCCCGTGGGGCATTGCCCTGGGCCGGGATGGATTCCTGTATGTGATTGACGGAGGCGACCAGAACGCCGAGCACCCGCGTGCGCGGGCCCTGAAGCTGGACCTGGAGGGCAACGTCGTCGCCCGCTGGGGCGAGCATGGCCAGGGCCCCGGCCAGTTCGACTGGGGGCACGACATCGCCGTGGACAGCCAGGGGAACGTCTACGTCGTCGACGTGCGAGGCAGGCGCGTGCAGAAGTTCCGCGCCCCATGAGGGCCCGCTCAGAACAGCCGCGAGTACGTGGGCGGCAGGCCGGGCCGGGGCGTCCACCGCCGTCCGTCGCGAGGCAGCCACAGCAGGTGGAAGGCGCCCGCAGGCCCCTCGTAGCGCACCGCATGCGGGCCCTTGGGCAGCGTGAGCTCCGGCTCCGTCACGCGCGTGCCGTCGATGAACAGCGCGCCCCGGGAGAGCACGTCCTCGGGCTCGACGAAGTAGCGGCCGTCGCGCACGGCGAGGAAGCGGCCTTCCAGGGGGCCGGCTCCGGGCGGCTCGTAGCGCTGGCCCCACAGCGAGAGGTCACCATCGAGAGGCTGGTAGTGCTCGGTGAGGAAGCGCCGCAGGGACGGAGGCAGTCCGGAGGTGCGCAGGTCGTCCACGCGCAGCACGCACCCGGTGGCCACCAGCGCCTCTGGAATCTCGCGCGCCAGCCGGGCCGCCTCGGCGCCGCGCAGGTACGCGTCCGTGTAGAAATAGAAGTGTGCATGCGGGCGGCTCACATAGCCCCCGGAGTTGTCATAGACGACGTCCTCCGGCCCGGTGAGCGTGGCGATGCGCGCGAGCACCTCCCGCTGCCGCGCATTGCCGCCTCCCTCCAGCAGCGCCTCCAGTCGCACGGCCTGCACGGCCAGCAATCCCGCCAGGGCCACGGCGCCCGCGACTCGCGCTTTCGGTGTCCGCAGCCATCGGAACACCTCCGCCACGCCGCGCGCCATGAAGGGCGCGAGCACGCCGAGCAGCGGCAGCAGGCTGTAGGGGAACGGCGCGCGCTGGAGCGCGTACGAGCCGAACGTCGCCGGCACCGCGAGCAACAGCAGCGCGTCCGAGTCACTCCAGCGTGCATGGCCGGCCCGCCACCACCGGCGCACCGTGGCGGCGAAGCCCAGCGCCGCGAGGGTGAAGCACCATGGCTGCTCCGCCAGCACGGGCAGCAGGTACTTGCTGGACGAGAAGCCGGGGTAGTGGCGCTGGTGCTCGGAGGCCCAGACGAAGCACCACTGCCACCACGCGCCCCAGGCGTCGCTCACCGTGAGGTACGCCGCCACCGCGGCCAGCACCCCGAAGGCTCCGGCCAGGAAGGCACGAGGCGCGGGGACGAGCGCGGGTGCCCGTCCCCTTCGCACGACGAGGTCCGCCGCCAGCGCGACGCCCACGACGGCCCCGTAGAACAGCACCTTCTGCGAGCCCCACACGGCGGCCACGAACAGCGCCCCGGCCGCGAAGCCCCGCGCCGGCGTGGCGGGACGGAGCGACAGCGCCGCGAGCGCGCCAAGGAAGAGGGCGATGGCCAGCGCATCCGGGCGGACCTCCGTCGCGAAGCGCATGAAGGGAGGCAGGGCCAGCAGCAGTACCGGCGACAGCAGCATGGCGAGCCGCTCCTCGCGCCGGTTGAGCAGCGCCACCGCCACACAGGCCCCCGCGAGCGGCAAGAGCATGGCCCCCCGCAGCGCGAGCACGTTGAGCGGCTCGTCTCCCAGCAGCCGGAAGAGGGGCGCCAGCACCTGGTACACGAGCGGGAAGTGGACCTCGAAGAAGTCCCGGTAGGGCACCTGCCCCCGGGCCACGAGCCACGCGGCGTGGGCGTACTGGAACTCGTCGATGCTGAAGGCCTTGTGCAGGGCCAGCCGCAGCGCCTGGACGCCGAGCCCGCCCAGCACCAGCGCGCCTCCCCACCCCATGACCTTCCCTGGCTGCAGGGTCCTCATTGACCTCTTTCCTGTTGCATTTTTTATTTGGGCTAGGAAATTTCCAATTCAGTTGCGCGGAACACACTTGCCGTGTATCAATTAGTCCACCCTGTGAGACCCACGGGGGCGGGTCACCCTCATCTGTGTTCCCCCTCCGAGTCAGGGAGGACCCGTGCCTCACCGCTGGTTGCCCTTCATCTTTGTTCGGCCCAACGAGTCCTGGGCTACCGGCATTTTTGTAACCGCAGGCCGCCCCTCAGCCGTGACCCACATCCAAGTCGGGGCGGCCTGCACCTTCATCACCCATGCGTCGCCCTCCCACCCTGTTTCACATCCGGATGGGGGCGAACCTGTCGTTTTGCTGGCCGTTCTTCAGCCGTGAATGCACATCCAGAACGGAGCCACTCGCGCACGAGTCACGCGCGAGCCGCTCCTCAGCCGTGATTCCGCACCAGGTCGGAACGACCCGCACCTGCATCACCCGCGAGCTGCCCCACAGCTGTGAACCTCTCCAAGGACGGGGCAGCTCGCACCCTTCGTCTTCCGCCTCACCGGTCCAGTCGTCGGCGTGAGCGGGCGCGCGCGGCCTCCAGCGCCGAGTCCACCCCACCCTCGCGCGGCTTCGGCGCTGGCTCGGGAGGAGTCGCCGCGCCCTGCGTCGCCGTCGCCGCACCCTCGGCGGGCCGCGTTTCAGCACGTGCCGCTGGGGCGCTCCGAGCCACCCCGGGCGTGGTGCGCGGAACAGCCACCGTCGTCGCGCCCGCCTTGCGAACCCGGGGCCCGGAGAGGAAGCGGCGCACGACCACCTCCGCCAGCAGCACGGCCAGGGCCAGGGCCACCAGCCAAGGAGCCAGCGCCCACCGGCCCTGGGACTCGGGCGCCTCCATGAAGAGGCCCGTCATGGACAGGCGCTCCACGCCTCCCCCCACGGCGGCCACCGCGCGCAGCAGTTCCAGGCCTTCCTTCGCGCTGCCCGGCTCGAACTCCGGCGCATACGGCAGCGCCACCGGCGGAGCCCTCAGCACCCGCGAGCCCAGCCGCACCACGGGGTGCCACGTGCCACTGCCCTCCAGCGGGTACTCGGCCACCAGCCGGTCCTCGTCCTCCCAGCGCATGGGCCGCTCCACCGGCGCGGTGCGCCCGTCACCCGGCAGCAGCACCAGCGTGGGCAGCGCCCCCGGCAGCGGCTCGCCCGGAGGCAGGTCCAGCGTCACGCGCAGCAGGTGGCCCTGGCGCTCGGAGCGCACCATCGCCTCGCCCACGGGCGTCGAGCCCGCCAGCGTCCAGCGCACCATCGCCTCCAGCGCCGCGCGCAGAGAGCTCCACTCTCGCAGCTCGCCCGTGAAGGGCCCGTCCACCTCCGCGGTGAAGGCCACCGTGCGCCCCGCGCCGCGAGGCCACATCGCCAGCACCGGCGCTGCGTTCGTGTCCAGCGTGCGCAGCGCCACGCTCGCCTGGGGCTTGAGGTACGTGAGGTTGTAGCCGCCAATCTGGGGCAGGCCCTCCGACGGCAGGCGCCCCAGCAGCGGCAGGTCCGGAGCGCCCTCCAGCGAGGCGGGCTCGTCCACGAAGGTGGCGCGCGCCACCGTGAGCGTCTCCTGGCTGAAGATGCGCGGCAGGCTCATCGCATCCTCGGCGAAGTACATGCGCCCGCCTCCGCGCGAGGCCACCTCCTGCAGGAGCTTCGCGTCCACGTCCTTCGGCGAGCCCAGGCCGATGACGGACACCGTCACGTCCTTCGCACGCAGCTCCGAAAGCGTGCGCTGGTAGTCGGCCGGCTCCTCGGAGTCCGCCGCGTCGGAGAAGAGCAGCACGTGTCGGGTGGCCTTCTCGCTGCGGAGAATCTCCCCCTTGCCCACGCGCAGGGCCTCGCCCACGTAGATGCCACCGCCGCCGCTGAAGCCGCGCGCCACCTCATCCAGCGGCAGGCCGTCCTCCACCGGGCTGAGCGGGAAGATTTCGTGGGCCTCCGTGTCCACCATGTGGACGGAGACCTCGTCCTTCGGATTGAGCAGCGTGAGGGCGGCGACCACGCCCTCGGCGGCCAGCTCCATCTTCGTGCGCCCGTCGGGCACGGTGACGCCCATGGAGCACGAGCAGTCCATCAACACGCTGAGGGCCACCGCCGCGCGGCGCTGCTCCTCGCGCATCTCCAGGGACACCGGCAGCAGCGGCTCCAGCGGTGAGCGCCGGTAGCCGCCCTCGCCGAAGCTGCTCCGCCCGCCCGTCATCACGAGCCCGCCGCCGGCCTGCTCCACATATGCCGCCAGCGCGTTGAGGCCCGGCTCGCCCAGGGTGTTGGCGTCCACGTTCTCCAGCACCACCGAGCCCACGCCATCCAGCGCATCCAGCGTGAGGCGGAAGGGCGCGCGGACGTCCAGCTGCATCCCCGTGGCCCCGAGCGCCTTGGCCAGCGTGCCCCGGGGCTGGTTCGTCAGCAGCAGCACGCGCGGCGGCCCCTCCACGCGCAGCACGGCGAGCCCCTTGTCGTTCTCCGCCACGCCGTCACCGGGCACCTCCACCGTGAGCTGGTAGCGCACGAGGCCCGGCTCCTCCACCAGGTCGCGCAGCGGCAGCACGTTGGCGCCGGGCGTGAAGTCGAAGGGCCCCTGCACCAGCACGCGCCCGTTGCGCTCCAGGCGCACCGTGCCGGTGACGGCGGCGGAGGCCTGCACCACGGCGGAGAACTGGAAGGGCTCGCGCACTGCCACGGAGGCGGGCACGTCGAGCGAGACGACGGCCACGTCCAGCGGAGGCTCGGGCCGGGCCACGTGGCGCCAGTCCACGGCGAGCCCCCGCGCCGCCAGTCGCCGCGCCGCGCCGCGTGCGTCCACGCCCGTGGCCCGCCCGTCGGACAGCACCAGCACCCGGCCCATGCGCGCCTCGGGGATGAGGGCGCCCGCCGCGTCCAGCGCGGCCGACAGGTCCGACGCCTCCGCGTCCACCGGCCGCGTGAAGCCACCGAAGCTTCCGGACGCGGACAGCGACTGCTCCACGCGGGCCTCGCGTCCGAAGGTGACGACGCCCACGCGGTCCCCGGGACGACGCTGGGCCTCCAGCAGGGTGACGAGCTCCTGCGCGGTGCGGTCCACGTCCCGGGGCATGGAGGCGGAGCGGTCCACCACTACCACCACGTCGCTGCCCGCGGTCCCCAGCCGCAGCTCCGGCCCGGACAGCGCGCCCACCGCGAGCACCAGCAGCGCGGCGCGCAGCCACATGGGCGGGCCCGGCCGCCGGCCGTACTTCCAGAGGAAGAGGCCCAGCGGCAGCAGCAGCACCCACGCCTGGGGAAGGGAGAAGCTCATCGCCTCGCGAGCCTACCGCTTTACGGGAGCCGCTTCCGGGCTCCCCTCCGGACGAGGCCACAGGGCGATGACGCGCGCGGCCTCCTGGTGCTGCTGCCAGGACAGCCGGTCCCAGTAGAGCAGGACGTCGTCACGGGACAGCTCCAGGGTGGTGCCGACCCCGAACGCGCACGCCACCTCCGCCGGGCTCCAGAGCAGACTGGAGGCGGAGCCGTAGCCGAACCGGTGGGTCGCCAGCTTGCGCAGCATGGCATCCATCCGCGCTTCGGGCAGGAGCAGGAGCTGGTCCACCAGCAGGCTCAGGGACACGGACACCCGGTCCCTGCGGGCCCAGGCCGGACGCTCCTTGCCGTCCACGGGCTCGGTGATGGTGTCGAGGAGCAGGGCGGCGGAGGCGTTGGGCAGGTAGGCGATGAAGTCGGGCCGCAGCACCATGAGCCCGTCCGGCATCTCATCCTGGCGGTAGTCGCCGGGCTTCGTCCGGAACGCGGGCAGGACGGCCACCGGGCGCCTGAAGTCCTGGGTGGCCGCGGCGCCATGGAACTCCTTGCGGCGGCGGATGGAGAGGAGCGCGGCGAGCTCGCCAGCCCGGGGAACATGTCGCAGCGTGATGGCCGGCCGGCCCACGGTGACGCTGTTCGTGAAGAGGTTGTAGGAGATCTGCCCTTCGCCCAGGGAGGCCAGGCGCACCTCCACGGGGTCGCCCTGGCGCGGCTGCCAGAGGACCCGCTCGTTGGTGAGCCAGTAGCGTCCGGAGCGCAGGAACGTGACGACGAGGGTGAGCGCCAGCAGCAGCACGGCGGCCCAGGGAGTCGCGAAGCGGGCCAGGGCCACGCACAGCGAGACGACGAACAGGGACACGCCGAAGGGAGGCAGCACGGCGGTCCCCTCCAGCAGTCGCTGCTCGTTCTCGCCGGGTGGCAGGGGCAGCGGGCGCAGCGCCACGGCCCTGAGCCGCGCGAGCCGCTGCTCGAGGCTGGCCCCTGCCTCCATCGGGAGCCGCCGGGCGAGGGCCGCTTCGAGCGCGGTGCGCGCCGCCTCGAACGCCCTCGCAATCCCGCTCGCCGTGCCTGTCCCCTCGGGCTCGCGCTCCGCCCGCTTCCGCAGCGGCGCGAGCGCCTCGGGCAGCGAGGACTCGGCCAGGTGCGCCGCCTCCAGGACCGCGGGCTGGAGGCGCAGCTTCGCCTTCCAGCGTCGCTTCTGGAGCGCGGCCGTCAGCACGCGGTAGCGCTCGATGGCGGCCTCCACGACCTCCAGGCCCCCTTCCAACTGCACGCGCAGGTCCCTCAGCTCCGAGACCTCGGACGTGTCCCCGTGAGCCCGCGTTGCTGTCCGCTGAAGCATGACCGGCAGTGTAGCGAAGACGGCCCGGGGAGGCGCCGGAGCCTCCAGTTCAAGGCAGCGCCCAGTCGCGGTGCCTCACACCCGCCGTGTGACGTAGAAGTCCGCGACCAGCGCGGCCAGCAGCAGCACCAGGGGCCAGCGCGCCCTCCCCGGTGCGCTGCCACGCTCGTCCTCTTCACCGGACTCGCGCGCGGGCACATCCACACTGCCGCGTCCGCGCAGGTCGGACTCGCGAGCGTCCAGCGCCAGCACCTCCGCCGCGTCCACCTCCTCGCCCTCGCGCTCCAGCGCGTAGCGCCCGGGACCGGCGGGTGGCGGCAGGCTCACCGCGCCCGCGCCGAACACCGGGCGGCTTCCTCCCGGCCCCACGAGCGTGTAGCGCGCACCGGGCACCGTCACCACGGGCAGGGGCTCGCCGAGCGTGAGCTGCCGCCGGGGAAAGCCCTCCCGCGTGCGCCGGGCCTCGCGCACCAGGTTGCCCAGCAGCACCGGCCAGGCCGCCACGCGCTGCACGTTGGAGCGCGCCAGGTCCACGTTGAGGTGGACGCGTCCGCCCTCCTCCTCGGACACCAGCACCGCCTCGCCCGCAGTCACCAGCGGCCGGCCGGGAGGGTTGTCTCCCGCCGTCCACCGCACGCCCGCGAGCTGCACGTCGTCCAGCAGCGGGTGGCTCTTCTCCGAGAAGAAGGGCCCCACGAAGGTGCGCGGCTTCCCCGGCGCCCCCACCGTCACACGCGCCTCCGTTCCCCGGGGGCCGATGAGCAGCGACTCCACTGCGGCCCCACCCTTCTGGACCTCGGGAGCGACCGCGAGGAAGCGTTCCAGCGACTGACGCTCGGCGGGTCCCAGTCCCTCCGCCAGCCCCACGGCCACGGGGCGCGCGGGAGCAGGCGGCAGGCGCACGCGCCCATCCTCGGGCAGCGCATCGTACGGCAGGAACACCACCACGTCTCCGGCCCCCTGGAAGGTGAGGCGCACCGTGGCGGTGCCCTCGTCGGGAAGGAGCACCCGCTCCACGCGCTCGGTGCCTTCCTTCGCACCGGGACCGGGCAGCGCGAGCACGCGGGCGTCCACCTCCCGAGGTCCGTCGCCGAACCGTGCCACGCGCACCGTCACCGTGGCTGAGGCCCCCTCGTCCCGCCGCTGCGCGGAGACGAGCGCCACGTTGTTGCGCGCCGTCCCCAGGGCCAGCCATCGCACCGAGGCCGGCACGGTGGCGGGAGTCTCGGGAGCCACGTCGGTGAGGAAGACCACGCGCCGGCCGGTGCCGGCCAGCTCCTGCGCCCACGTGAGCGTCGGCACGGGGTCGTGGTCCGCGCCCTGTGACTGGAAGGACTCCAGCGCCGCCAGCGCGCGCGACGGCTCCGCCTCCGGCCCCGCCAGCACGCGAGGGACGAGGCCGCTGGCCAGCACCGTCACCTGCGTCGCGTCCACCTCCTCCACGCGCTTCGCGGCCTCCTGACGAGCCTTCTCCAGCACCGTCACGCCGTCCGGCCCGCGCGCGGACATGGAGAGGCTGCCATCCACCACCAGCACCAGGTGCCGCGTCCGCGCCGCCTCGCCCAGCCGCACGTCCGCCAGGAACAGCGCCGCGGCAATCACCGCCAGGGCCTCCAGCAGCAGCGAGGACTCGCGAGTGAAGCGCTCCCACCGGGGCCCTGCTTCCGCGCGAGGGCGCGGCGTGCGCCACAGGAACAGCGCGCTCACCACCACCGGCTTCTGTCGCCGCCGCAGGAAGTACGCCGCCACCAGCGGCGCCAGTGCACCCAGGGCGAGCAGTCCCCACGGGAAGCCGAAGCTCACGCCTCACCTCCCGCGCGGCTCGCTGCTCGCGGCCCTGACGGGCAGTTCGCACGCCAGCACCTGGCAATGCCCGGCACACGCGCCGCTGACGGAAAGCCGAAGCTCACGCTCCACCGCCCGCGATGAACAGTGGCCGCAGCGGCCCCGCCACCAGCGCCGCCAGCGACTCCGGCGCCGGAGCGGTGAGCAGCGTCCCCCGCGCTCGCAGTGCCGCGGCCCTCAACCCACGCTGGTGCTCGGCGAAGCGGCGCGAGTACGCGGCCAGCACATCCTCCGTCAGCAACTCCTCCAGCGCCGTGTCGCTCTCCGCGTCCACCAGCCGCGCACCCTCTCCGCCCGACGGGTCCAGGTCCTCCGCGTCCAGCACCTGCATCAGGAACAGCCCCGCCGCGCCCCGGGACAGGCGCGAGCACAGCGCCAGCAGGTCCGCCTCGAACAGGAAGTCGCTCACCACCACCCGCAGCCCGCATGGGCGCAGCGGAGGCAGCCGCCCCAGCGAGGCGGACAAATCATCCCGCGCGTCGAACTCCGCCGCGTTCAGCGCCGCACGGCATGCCGTCCCCTGGGCCCGCTCCGGCCGGGAAGCCGCCACCAGCAGCGTGGGCGACAACCCCTGCCGCGCGGCCACCTCCGCGGTGAGCAGCGCCAGCTCCCTCGCGCACGCGGCCTTGCGCGGCGACAGCGCCATGGAGCGCGAGCCGTCCAGCACCACCTCCACACGCGGAGACACCTCGTCCTGCCGTATCCGGAGGATGAGCTCGCCCGTGCGAGCCACCGCGTTCCAGTCCACCTGCCGCAGGTCATCGCCCGGCTGGTACGCGCGGAAGTCATGCAGCTCCAGCGAGCTGCCGGCGGACGTGGCGCGCACCTCACCGACGAGGCCCCGGTGGGGCACGCGCGGCAGCGCCAGCCCCAGCCCTGGCACCAGCCGCGCGACGGCCGCCTCGTCCATCCGCTCGCTCACGAGGAGTGGACCCGCCGCTCGCGCTCGACGAGCACCCGGTCCGCCGCGAAGGCGGCCAGCAGCGCCACGCCCATCACGAAGTACAGCAGCGAAGACGGCATCTTCGTCCCGGCCGGGTACTCGTGCGTGGCGAAGTTCACCAGCCCCACCACGGGGTTGAAGAGGTTGACGAGCCCGTCATCCCCCTCCAGGTCCATCAGCACCGCCACCAGCGGAGGCAGCGCGGAGGCCAGGCCCACCGCCGCCACGAAGAGCAGGCGCACGGCAGCCGGCGAGGCCAGCCGGTCCGAGCGCGCCATCCGCCCCAGCAGCACCGCCAGCGACAGGAAGAGGATGCCGTACGTCGGCGTCGCCGCCATCGCCATCCGCATCGACATGCCCCGCGCCGGAGGGTTCAAGGCAAACACCGCGAGCACCGACCAGACCACCGCCCAGGCCACCAGCAG of the Pyxidicoccus xibeiensis genome contains:
- a CDS encoding DNA alkylation repair protein, which gives rise to MDLQETMRELESLGSEQTRKTFLRHGAPEPLFGVKFGDLEKLRKRIKTNAGLAEALWDTGNSDARMLATMVADAAAMSWMQLDAWARALDWHSLVDVFINNVVVHSPHVRKALETWSEASGEMQRRAGWQLLAALAAKTAQLTDEELSPWLPRIEQGIHSAQNRVREAMNSALIAIGGRGGALQEAALEVARRVGKVEVDHGDTACETPDAAAYIEKVRAHREGAGGRAVTLAKNAVDSVRDMAAKAAAGAQSVASGAKSAVASAKNVMSGARDAMTTAQNAVSDVARQAAESARSVATRATKKAPANVMRSGAAKKASPASGARKAAAKKTPPRAAKKAPGKRAAPPVKKAATKKVAAKKAAPASKKAVPAAKKAAPAAKKTAAKKVTAKRTAPAAKKVTAKRAAPAAKRRARPRA
- a CDS encoding NHL repeat-containing protein is translated as MRLRPLESPRAPLLAAILVLLSCGGGMKHLDTPGGAVGGYQAVEDWPQLPDGYVLGEVTGVAVDSKDRVFIFHRADKQWGNDALISRPTVLVLDGETGRMVASWGENLFKVPHGLAIDADDNVWLTDVRLHRVFKFSPDGQLLLQLGEGL
- a CDS encoding peptidyl-alpha-hydroxyglycine alpha-amidating lyase family protein, with the translated sequence MRPWLGGLLLAGAACASSPVAFDKPTDVAVAPSGDFYVSDGYGNTRVARFKADGTYVSEWGGSGTKPGELDIPHGIALGPDGRVYVADRGNARIQVFDADGAFLAEWKSPHLGRPWGIALGRDGFLYVIDGGDQNAEHPRARALKLDLEGNVVARWGEHGQGPGQFDWGHDIAVDSQGNVYVVDVRGRRVQKFRAP
- a CDS encoding VWA domain-containing protein, whose translation is MSFSLPQAWVLLLPLGLFLWKYGRRPGPPMWLRAALLVLAVGALSGPELRLGTAGSDVVVVVDRSASMPRDVDRTAQELVTLLEAQRRPGDRVGVVTFGREARVEQSLSASGSFGGFTRPVDAEASDLSAALDAAGALIPEARMGRVLVLSDGRATGVDARGAARRLAARGLAVDWRHVARPEPPLDVAVVSLDVPASVAVREPFQFSAVVQASAAVTGTVRLERNGRVLVQGPFDFTPGANVLPLRDLVEEPGLVRYQLTVEVPGDGVAENDKGLAVLRVEGPPRVLLLTNQPRGTLAKALGATGMQLDVRAPFRLTLDALDGVGSVVLENVDANTLGEPGLNALAAYVEQAGGGLVMTGGRSSFGEGGYRRSPLEPLLPVSLEMREEQRRAAVALSVLMDCSCSMGVTVPDGRTKMELAAEGVVAALTLLNPKDEVSVHMVDTEAHEIFPLSPVEDGLPLDEVARGFSGGGGIYVGEALRVGKGEILRSEKATRHVLLFSDAADSEEPADYQRTLSELRAKDVTVSVIGLGSPKDVDAKLLQEVASRGGGRMYFAEDAMSLPRIFSQETLTVARATFVDEPASLEGAPDLPLLGRLPSEGLPQIGGYNLTYLKPQASVALRTLDTNAAPVLAMWPRGAGRTVAFTAEVDGPFTGELREWSSLRAALEAMVRWTLAGSTPVGEAMVRSERQGHLLRVTLDLPPGEPLPGALPTLVLLPGDGRTAPVERPMRWEDEDRLVAEYPLEGSGTWHPVVRLGSRVLRAPPVALPYAPEFEPGSAKEGLELLRAVAAVGGGVERLSMTGLFMEAPESQGRWALAPWLVALALAVLLAEVVVRRFLSGPRVRKAGATTVAVPRTTPGVARSAPAARAETRPAEGAATATQGAATPPEPAPKPREGGVDSALEAARARSRRRLDR
- a CDS encoding BatA domain-containing protein, which encodes MSFGFPWGLLALGALAPLVAAYFLRRRQKPVVVSALFLWRTPRPRAEAGPRWERFTRESSLLLEALAVIAAALFLADVRLGEAARTRHLVLVVDGSLSMSARGPDGVTVLEKARQEAAKRVEEVDATQVTVLASGLVPRVLAGPEAEPSRALAALESFQSQGADHDPVPTLTWAQELAGTGRRVVFLTDVAPETPATVPASVRWLALGTARNNVALVSAQRRDEGASATVTVRVARFGDGPREVDARVLALPGPGAKEGTERVERVLLPDEGTATVRLTFQGAGDVVVFLPYDALPEDGRVRLPPAPARPVAVGLAEGLGPAERQSLERFLAVAPEVQKGGAAVESLLIGPRGTEARVTVGAPGKPRTFVGPFFSEKSHPLLDDVQLAGVRWTAGDNPPGRPLVTAGEAVLVSEEEGGRVHLNVDLARSNVQRVAAWPVLLGNLVREARRTREGFPRRQLTLGEPLPVVTVPGARYTLVGPGGSRPVFGAGAVSLPPPAGPGRYALEREGEEVDAAEVLALDARESDLRGRGSVDVPARESGEEDERGSAPGRARWPLVLLLAALVADFYVTRRV
- a CDS encoding DUF58 domain-containing protein, which gives rise to MDEAAVARLVPGLGLALPRVPHRGLVGEVRATSAGSSLELHDFRAYQPGDDLRQVDWNAVARTGELILRIRQDEVSPRVEVVLDGSRSMALSPRKAACARELALLTAEVAARQGLSPTLLVAASRPERAQGTACRAALNAAEFDARDDLSASLGRLPPLRPCGLRVVVSDFLFEADLLALCSRLSRGAAGLFLMQVLDAEDLDPSGGEGARLVDAESDTALEELLTEDVLAAYSRRFAEHQRGLRAAALRARGTLLTAPAPESLAALVAGPLRPLFIAGGGA